AATGGGCACCGTCTTTTCAGCAAGGTAATAATTTTTCAATAAATATTACACCTGAAAGCAAAGAGGCCGCAGATAAACTATTTAATGGACTTTCTGCGGGAGGAAAGGTAACAATGCCGATGGCGGACACTTTTTGGGGAGCTTATTTTGGTATGTTTACAGATAAGTTTGGTATTAATTGGATGATAAATTTTGAATCTCAGAATAATCAATAAATTTGTAAAAGAAATGTTGCCAAAAGTTTTTCTATCTTTTGGCAATTTTTTTATTAGTATTATGTGTAAAATTTATCGACTTAAAAAAGCAATTCTACTAGTTTTAATTTCTGTAATAACCTGCAAAGCACAAACGACTTTAGATGTTTTAAAAGAAAAAGCACTACATAATCAGAATCCCAATAAGTGGAATGCCGAACTTTTTGAAATGGATAAAAAGTGGTTGAAAGATGCAGATTCTCAACCATTAAAATCTCTTGCTTTTCCAGTGGAAAAGTATGACTACTATGTTTTTAATATGCCTTTTAATTTTGAGATTAAAAATGAAAAATTTTCGGGTATAGTATTGGGTGAAAATATTGGAGGTAAGGAAGATAAATTTATATATAAACCTGAAGTTACACTTATTTTTTATGCAAGGACTCAATATACAGAGTTAAATGCGGATGTTTCCTCTAGAAACTATCCATATTTGACTATGCAAGGAAGAGTTAAAATCGTTAATAATTTTGATTTTGTGGGGGTTAAAAGTCCTGACGATTCGGGATATTTAATTGTAAATTTAAAAGTATTTGACCTACGATTTGGTAATACAATAATAATTTTTCCTAGAAAAGATAACTCATTTTATTATCTTCAAAGTGAAGAGAAATTTAAAGAAAATGAAGATATAGATAGATATATTGATAGAATTAAACAAGACCGAAGAATTATTGAAATGATAAATCTTTCAAATCAGTAATAAAGATATGTTTTGTGTGTAAAGTGTTTTCACTTTTTCATTAGTTTATTTTAAATTAGCAATATTGAAATTTGATATGCTGTTTTTTTAGAGAAAGCTAAAAAGATGAAGATATAACTTTTAATAAAATTAAAATAAATGAATTTTTCTAAAATATTTTATGGGCTTGTTCTTGGGGGAGCACCACTATTCGTAAATGCCCAAGATATAAAAGAAAAAATAGTTATTGAAGGAGGTTATACCTATTTTAATAGAAGTTTTGCTGATGTTGGAGTAAAGTTTTTATTTAACAAAGAATCTATAATTGTAGGTGGAAATGCACTAGTAGGTGCTTCTAATGGTAAGCTTTTAGTTATTCCAGAGATTAATGCAACGAAATATTTTTTCAATAAAGGTAATTTACCATTCACTTTTGTAAGGTTTAATGTTTCTCCAAAAACAGTTTCTCCTCAAGTTGGATTTAGCTATTTCTTCATAGAGTTTGGTGTGGGATATGGTTTTAGTTTTGATAAGTCTATCCACTATAGAACAGAAGGATTTAGAACACAACTGAATATCAATATTCCTTTAAAATTCAACATGAGAATAATGTAGAAGGAACAAAACGGTAGATTAAAAAGATCATTCTGAATAGCGGTAATTTTTAATGAAAGCAACAAAAGCAAGAGCCTTTATATAAATTTAACTCTTATGAAAAAAATACTATTAGCCCTGTTTTTAATTTTTAGTTTTTCCGATGGATTCGCCCAGTTTGCTGTCGTAAATGATAAGGACGGCTGGGTGAACATAAGAAACAGAGAGCAAAAGGGTAAAATTATAGATACTTTACCCAATGGACACCTGATTTATTGGTATGGTCCCAGTGAACCTAACGAGGAGAATTGGGGTTTTGTTCAATATGTTAAAAATGGAAAAGACCTTGAAGGAGACCTTTACAAAGATCGATATAAGTGGATTTCGGACTTTTCATCATTGAAAATTTCAAAGAAAACAGCTAACTCTGTAACTCTAAAGCAAGAGGCTGTTACTGTAACTGTTACAAAGTCCAACTTTGATAAGAAGAAGCATAAATTCACCTATTTTAAGGATAACCCCACCATTCTATCTCATATTGATGGTAAGGCTCCTTGGGGGACCGATGGCAACCTACCGAAAGCACAATATGAAAAAATTAGCGTCCGTATTGGGGATAAAACGCTTATCTTACCAAAAGCAGCTTTAGAAAACGTGTATGACCCTTATCTTGATGGTGTAGAAGCTAATTATGATAAACAGAATGATACCCTGTATATTCAAGCAATAAATGGGGATGGTGCGGGCACCTGTCTTATTATTTGGAAAATTGAAAAAGGAGTTTATAAGGATCGACTAATTGTTAACGGATTTTGAATGAAAATAACAGCTTTGCAAAAGGTGGGGTTTAGGGAATGATAGAGAATTTTGTGCTATTTAGTCTTTTTTGTTTTTCTCATTATTGTATTTTTTAATATTAGAAATTCGATGAAAAAATTTTTGTTGTTTTTTGTAGTATGTTTTATTTCCTGTCAGAATTCTAAATTCGTTAACAAAGGTAAACCTACTTCGGTTAAAGAAATTAGATCTTCCGAAAAGGAGAAGGAAATGCAAACCGTTATCATCAATATTATTAAAGCCTATCAGAATAAAGATGAAAAGGCTTTAAATAAACTTATCCATAAGAAGTTTGGGATCATCTTTCTGTTTCGTATGGGAGCTCAGGATAATATCGCTAATGTTAAAAAGATTTCTTTTGTTAAGCCCGTTCCCAATTATTTGCCTTTTGACCCTAATATCATAACTGACTATAAAATTACCCAAGAAAAACTACCGATATATAGTTGTGAAACCGAAGGCTGGAATAAACCTGCGGGAATTTATATCGACCTTAATCAAAAAGAATCGTTATTTTCTGAAATTGCAAAGTTTGAAAATGCTAACTTTGACGAGAAACCATGGTCCGATAGTGAGGTTAAAAAACTGGAAACCATAGAGAGAAACAGTCATAAAGTCATTGTGATTGGGCAAAACCAAAAGGAATTTATTTTCTATATTGGCTATTTCGATAATATATGGTATTTAACGGCTATCGACCGATTTGAGGTTTGCTCCGCATAAAATCAACACAATAAATTGGAGGTGAAATGAATGATTTTAAATTGCTAATCGCTTTTGTATTATTTGTATTGTTATCGTGTCATACAACCGAGAGTAAAATAGAAGAAAAGCAAATACCAACAGAAGGTGCATCGGAAAAATTAGAAAAGAAGGAAACCTTTGAAATTTCGTACGAAAAACTTTCAGATAAAGCAATTCCTCAGGGGCTTTCTTTTGAGGGAAAGGTAAAAGAGGTTGTTAGAGTAGAGGATTTACAGGGAGAGCATATAATCCTGTTAACAGAAACGGGTATTGTTCCCAGCAAAAAGGTGGTCAACGCAGACTATGAAAAAGAGGCAAAAATTTTCGTGTACGATTATCTTTACGATAAAAACGAAAATAAATATAAATTAAACTGGAAAGTTCAGGATTTTATTTTGAATTGCGAGTTTGATTTATCTATGAATTTCGTTAAAGATACTTTTAAAATCACGGATTTAAACCATAATGGTATCGCCGAAATTTGGACGATGTATTCCATGTTGTGTACTTCGGACATTAGTCCAGATGTCATGAAAATCATTATGTATGAGGGCAAACAGAAATATGCTTTAAGGGGACACGCTACTCTAATGGCGGGCGAAGACAAGCTTGAGGAGGGCGAGTATCAATTCGACGAAAATTTATCAAAAGCCCCAAAAGAAATCAAAGACTTTGCTTTAAAAATGTGGCGAAATAATAGCATACAGAAATTAAACTAAAAGTATAGCCACTGAGTAAGAAAGAAAAAACCCTAGAAATTCTAGGGTTTTATGTTTTATCATTTTATTTATTTTCTAGCTAGAACTTCGTCTATCATTCCGAATTCT
The genomic region above belongs to Riemerella anatipestifer and contains:
- a CDS encoding M949_RS01915 family surface polysaccharide biosynthesis protein → MNDFKLLIAFVLFVLLSCHTTESKIEEKQIPTEGASEKLEKKETFEISYEKLSDKAIPQGLSFEGKVKEVVRVEDLQGEHIILLTETGIVPSKKVVNADYEKEAKIFVYDYLYDKNENKYKLNWKVQDFILNCEFDLSMNFVKDTFKITDLNHNGIAEIWTMYSMLCTSDISPDVMKIIMYEGKQKYALRGHATLMAGEDKLEEGEYQFDENLSKAPKEIKDFALKMWRNNSIQKLN